Within the Micromonospora citrea genome, the region CGGGCGGCCAGGGCGCGCAGCTCGGCGATGGCGTCGTGCTCGGTGGCCGGCTCCGGCAGGTCCAGCGTGCCGTGCCAGCGGATCACCTCGGGGATCGCGGCGTCCATCAGCTCGTCGATCGAGCCGTAGCCGACGGCCTCCAGCATCCGGCGCTCGTCGGCCGGCTCGGGGCCGATGTGGCGGGCGGCGAACTGCTCTGCGGTCATGTGCGGCGCTCCCCTGGGGCGAGGTCGACAGGTCGGCCTCCCCCTCTGTCGCGCCCGCGCAGCGCTCCACAGTGCCTGCCCACGAGGTCCTTTTGCCTGAGAGGTTCCGGGGAGGATTTGCCCCTTCGGCGCCGCCCCTGATGCCTTCCGGGCGGTCTCTCCCACGTGGGTGGTACCGGCATGGTCAACGCTACCAGCGCCCGGTTGCCCGGCGGATGTCGTACCCCCGGGCGACGATCACCGTGAGCTGTGGAGGTGTGACAGATGCCCGAGTCCACCGAACCCGCCAGACTCCACGAACCCGCCAGATTCCACGAACCGGGCGGAATCCACGCGCCGCCCGGCGCCCGCGACGAGCCCCGAGGACCTCGGCCGGTTCTTCGTCGCCCGCGCCAACACCGGCGACGTCGACGGCCTGGTCGCCCTCTACGAGCCCGACGCGGTCCTGGCCACCCCCGCCGGCCCGGCCGTCGGCACGCGGGCCATCCGGGCCGCGCTCACGGCGCTGCTGGCCGGCCGGCCCACCTTCACCCCCCGGGCAGCCGCAGCCGACCCTGCGCGCCGGGGACCTGGCGCCGACCTCCACCCGACTCGACGGCGGCGGCGTCACCGTCGAGGTGGCCCGTCGCCGGCCCGACGGCACCTGACGGTGGGTCATCGACCAGCCCCGCGCCGCCGGCTGACCCGGCCCGCGACCTGCGACGGCGGGCGTCACCGCCGGGGTCGTCGCGGCCCGCCCCCGCGCGTCGCCCCCAGCGGGTCCTGCCGCCGGGCTTGAACACGGACAGGCCCGTCGCCGTCCAGAGCAGGGCGAGGAACAGCGCCATCGCGCCGACCAGCAGCATCCCGGTCGCGCCGGGTTCGGCAGCGGGGTCCGCCGTGCGCGCCGCCAGCTCGTCGATCCACGGGCCCTCGAAGGTGGCGAGGACGGGAAGGCTGAGCGCGATGACCAGCTTGGCCAGCACCCAGCGGTGCCGCACCAGACCCCAGGGCGTGCCCAACGACACCACCACACCGGTGACGATCGCCAGGAAGACACTCGGGATCGCCAGGGCGACGTTGAACGTGTCCATGAGCAGATAGGCGCCGTGCCGTACCTGCGGCCGGTCCGTGCTCACCCCGACGACGGACAGGGTGAGCATCCCCAGGGACACGCCCAACCAGCCCACGCCGATGCCGACATGCAGCGTCAACCACACCTTGCGCCACACCCGCCCGAGCCGGGGGAAGCGCGGCCGCAGCCCAACGGTGACCAGCGTCGACAGCAGCATGCCCAGCCACGGCAGCTGGTGGGCGAGCAGGAACAAGAACTGTGCGGGGACGAACACCAGATGGAAGACGATCAGGACGCGCTGGACGTGCCCGACGGCCGCCGCGCGGCGCAGCGCGAACCAGCTGCCGAACGACAGCGCCGCCGCCAGCGCGTACCCGAGCGTCGCGGCTGTCTGAAACCGGGGATGGTGACCGTCGCGCCGCAGCGCCACGAAGGTCGCCGCGGCGAGCGCGAAGACCCCGAAGGCGAACTGCAGGTTTCTGGGGCTGAGCCAGCGGCCGGGCCGTTCGTGGAGGACCATGCCGCCAGCGTCGCCGGCCACGCCGTGCCGCCACGTCGGCTGATGCGGGAAAGCCGCTGCGCACATCGGCGCTGTTTCGCCGGCGCCGGCTACAACTTTCCGCCGACGCGCCCACCCCGGCAGGGCGCCTACCCTGGCGGCACGATGAACGCGTACGACCCACATCCGGCGACGCGCCGGCTCCGTCGGCCCGCGCCCACCGACACGGCCGTGGCGCTGCTCGTCGCGGTGCTCACGGCGACCGGCGCGTTCGGGACCAACGACTTCTTCGGCCCGACCCTGGCCGGCCTCGACGACCGCGTCCCGCCGCCGTGGCTCGGCGTCCCGCTCGCCGCGACGCTGGGGCTGCTGACCAGATGGCGACGAAGACTGCCGGTCACCCTGCTCGCCGCCGCGCTGCTGGCGAACGCTCTCGTGTCGGCCCACGCGGCCGTCGCGGTCGCGCTCTACACGCTGGGCGAACGTCGCCCCGGCGGGCCCAGGGTCGCCGCCGCCACGCTGGCGTCCACCGTACTGGTCGCCGTGCCGATCTGGCGGTTCGCCGGCGCGGACGGCGCCATCCCGATCAGCATGGCGGGCTGTGTCGCGCCAGTGCTGCTCGGCCTCTACGTCGGCACCAGGCACGAGCTGCTGCACCGCATCCGGGAACGGGCGGAACGCGGCGAGCGCGAGCAGCAGCAGCGCATCGCCCGGGCCCGCAGCGACGAACGGGCGCAGATCGCCCGCGACATGCACGACGTGCTCACCCACCGCGTCTCGTTGATGGTGCTTCAGGCCACCGCGTTGGAGGCCACCGGAGGCAGGGACGCGGTCACCATCGGCCGACAGATCGGCGCGACCGGCCGGGAGGCCCTCGCCGAACTCCGCGCCCTGGTGGAGGTTCTCCGCAACGACGACGACGCGCCGCTCACCCCGCAGCCGGGCCTGGCCGACCTGGGCGTCCTCATCGAGGAGTCCCGACGCGTCGGCATCCCCGTCACCCTCGACGTGACGGACCCGGCCGGACAGCGACCTCCACTGCTGGTGGGACACACGGCCTACCGGTTCGTCCAGGAGGCCCTCACCAACGTGCACAAACACGCGCCCGGAGCATCGACCCGCGTACGCGTCGAGCAGACCCCGAACGCGCTGCGACTGTCGGTCCGCAACGGCCCGGGACGGCCGGTCACCGACGCGCCGCTGCCGGCCGGCGGCCACGGGTTGCTCGGGCTCGCCGAACGGGTGCGGCTCGTCGGCGGCGAGTTCACCGCCGGTCCCACCCGCGACGGCGGCTTCGAGGTGACCGCCGAGGTGCCGACCGGCCCTGGCGGGCAGCGGTGAGCGCACCGGCCACCCCGATCCGGACGCTGATCGTCGACGACGAGTGGATGGTACGCGCGATGCTGCGCACGATCCTGGAGGCGGCGCCCGACGTCACGGTGACGGGCGAGGCCTCCGACGGCGTCGAAGCCGTCGCCGCCGCCCGGACACTGCGACCCGACGTCGTCCTCATGGACATCCGCATGCCCCGGGGCGACGGGCTGACCGCGACGCAGCGGATGGCGCGCCTGACCCCGCCGCCGCACGTCGTCGTGCTCACCACGTTCGACCTCGACGAATACGTGCACACCGCGCTGCTGCACGGCGCCGTCGGATTCCTGCTCAAGGACGCCTCGGCCGCCGACATGCTCGGCGCGGTACGCAGCGCGGCGCGCGGCGACGCGATGATCTCACCCCCGGTCACCCGCAGACTGCTGCGGACGCTCACCGGGCCGGCCCCGCAGCGGCGCGGCGACGCCCTCAGACGGCTGGCCGTCCTCACCGACAAGGAACGCGAGGTGCTGGTCGCCGTCGGCGGGGGCCTGTCGAACAGCGAGATCGCCGCCACCCTCTACATGAGCGAGGCGACGGCGAAGACCCACGTCAGCCGGATCCTCGCGAAGCTGGGCCTCGCCAACCGGGTGCAGGCCGCGATCCTCGCCCACCGCGCCGGCCTGCTCGACTGATCCCCGCCGACGTGCCGACAGCCCGCGCCACCGCACCGTTCGCCGCCAGCCCGCTGTCCGCACCGGCGCACGGCACCGCGCCACCGGCGGCCCAGGCCAACGCCCGTCCGCAGCAGCGTGCCCGCCCCGGCCCCGACCGGACGGTGGGGACCCCCGGTCACCGCGCCGCCGTCAGCCCCACCGACACCTGCTCCGCATCGCCGGCACCGGCGACCCCCACCGTCCGGTCGGCCAGCGCCGGCAGCAACCGACCCAGCGGCGCGTCGACGGTCAACTCGGCATACCCGTCGCCCCGCGTCGGCCCCTGGTTGACGATCACCACCGGTATGCCGAGCTTCGCCGCCCGCAGCACGAAGCGGCGACCCGACATCACCGTCAACGACGACCCCAGCACCAGCAGCAGCCGCGCCCGCTCCACCATGTCGAAACAGCGGGCCACCCGCGGCGCCGGCACGGTCTCACCGAAGAACACCACGTCGGGCTTGAGCATGCCGCCGCGGCACAACGCGCAGTCGACCGTACGGAACCGGGCCACCGCGTCGTCGGCGAGATCCACGTCGCCGTCCGGGTTCACCGCCGCGACCCGCGCGTCGAACCCCGGATTGGCCTCCCGCAGCCGCCGGTCCAGCTCCTCCCGCGACGTCTGGTTGCCGCAGTCCAGGCACACCACCTCGTCAAGGCGGCCGTGCAGCTCCACCACCCGCGGACTGCCCGCCGCGGTGTGCAGCCCGTCGACGTTCTGCGTGATCACCCCGTCGACCAGGCCACCGCGCTGCAACCGGGCCACCGCCCGGTGCCCGTCGTTCGGCGCCGCCCGCGCGATCACCCGCCACCCCAGGTGGCTGCGCGCCCAGTAGCGCCGCCGCGCCTGCGCGTCCCGCGTGAACACCTGGTTCGTCATCGGGGTGTGCCGCCGCGCCGCACCGCTGGGCCCCCGATAGTCCGGGATGCCCGACTCGGTGGACAGGCCCGCGCCGCTCAACACCACGACACCACCGCCGGCCACCAGGCCGGCCACCGCGTCGATCGTCTCCGTCACCCGTCCATGCTGCCTCAGCGACCCGCCCCCGGCGAACACCGGCGACCCCGGACACCGCCGCCCGGCGGCGACTAGGTTGGCAGGTATGCGCGTCGTCATCGCCGGAGGCCACGGCAAGATCGCCCAGTTGACCCACCGGGAACTCGCCGGGCGCGGCGACACCGCCGTCGGTCTCATCCGCAACCCCGACCACGCGGCCGCGCTCACCGCCGCCGGCGCCCACCCCGTCGTCGCCGACCTGGAACACGTCGGCGTCGACGAACTCGCCGGCCACCTCGACGGCGCCGATGCGGTGATCTTCGCCGCCGGCGCCGGTCCCGGCAGCGGCGCCGCCCGCAAGGACACCGTCGACCGAGGCGCCGCCGTGCTGCTCGCCGACGCCGCCGAACGCGCCGGAGTCCGCCGCTACCTGCTGGTCTCCTCCGTCGGCGTGGAGAACGAGCCGCCCGCCGGCACCGACGAGGTGTTCGCCGCCTACCTGCGGGCCAAGAAGGCCGCCGAGGACGACCTCACCCGCCGCGACCTCGACTGGACGGTGCTGCGACCCGGCCGGCTCACCGACGACCCGCCCGCCGGGCGGATCACCCTCGCCCGGCACGCACCCGCCGGCGCGGTCACCCGCACCGACGTCGCCCGCGTGCTGGTGGCCCTGCTCCACGCGCCCCGCACCGCCGGACTGATCCTGGAACTCGTCGGCGGCGAGACCCCGATCGCCGACGCCGTGGCCGCCACGACCGCCCGCTGACCCGCCAACCGCAGAACGGGCACACGCCGTGGTCCGCCACGACCGGCCGACGCCGGGCTGGCACACTTTCCGATCATGCAGGAACCGACGAAGACGACGCCGGTCGCCGTGGTGACCGGCGCCAACCGGGGCATCGGCAAGGCAGTCGCCGCCCAGCTGGCCCGCGACGGATACCGGACGGTCCTCGCCGTCCGCGACCCCGCTCGCGGCCGCGCCGCAGCCCGAGAACTCCCCGCGCAGGCCACCGTCGAGCAGCTCGACGTCGCCGACGCCGACAGCGTCGCCCGCTTCGCGCGGCGGCTGCGCGACCGGTACGGCCGGGTGGACGTCCTGGTCAACAACGCCGCCGTCAACTACGACACCTGGCAGGACCCGCTCGGCGCCGACCTGGACCTCGTCCGCGACACCCTGGACGTCAACGCCATCGGCGCCTGGCGGGTCAGCCAGGCACTGGCACCACTGATGCGCCGCCACAGCCCCGGCCGGCGCATCGTCAACGTCTCCAGCGAAAGCGGCTCACTGACCGACATGCACGCCGCCACCCCCGCGTACGCGATGTCCAAGGCCGCCCTCAACGCCCTGACCCGGCTGCTCGCCGCGCAACTCGCCCCCGACGGCATCCTCGTCAACTCCGTCTGCCCCGGATGGGTGGCCACCGACATGGGCGGCCCCACCGCGCCCCGCACCCCCGCCCAGGGCGCCGCCAGCGTCCTGTGGGCGGTACGGATCCCCGACGACGGCCCCACCGGCGGGTTCTTCCGGGACGGACAGCCACTGCCCTGGTGACACCGCGTGCCCCGGTGACCGCCACCGGCCGGCCCGCCGCGTCGCGGGCCGGCCGCCGGCTCACCGCTGCTGGTGACGGGGCAGCGCACCCTGTCCGGCACCCACCCCGACGGCCGACGCCGCACCCTCACGCGTCAACCGCTGCATCGTCCGGGCCAACTGCTCGGTGCCGTCGTCGAGATGCCGCGCCGCCGCCTGCATGTGCGAGATCATCATCTCGCCGTAGATCCGCAACGCCTCCCGGGCCGCCACCGCGTCGTCGAAGTCCGAACCGGCCGCCGCGCGATAGTCCTGCACCGCCCGCTCCGCCTCCTGCCGCGCCTCCTCCGCCGCCGCCCGCACGTAACTCTCGTACTGCGTCCGGGCGTACTCGGCGACCCGCCGCGCGTAGTCGTGCGCCTGAGCGATGATCTGCTCGGCCTCCCGCTGCGCCGCCGACAGCAGATTCACCTCCTTCGCCGCCGGCATCGCCGCCGCCGACGCGCTCGGCAGCACCCCGTGCCGGTGCAGCTCCAACTGGTTGTTGAGCCGCTCGTTCTCCGCCCGCAGGTTCGCCACCTGCGCCGAGAGCAGATCCAACTCGTCGGCCACCTGCATCCGGAACCGGTCCACGTCGGCGTTGTCGTAGCCCCGACGGGCGAACGAAGCCGTGCCGAACTCCCACCGGCGCACCCGGTCGGCGGTCATCCGCACCTGCACGCCGCCCGAGACGTGCCCGCCCTCATACCTGCTGATCTGGGTAGCGCTCACCGGGACCGCCTTTCGTTCGCGACTGCGGGGCTCGCAAGCTCACTCCTCGCGCTCACCGGGACCGCCTTTCGTTCGCGACTGCGGGGCTCGCAAGCTCACTCCTCGCGCTCACCGGGACCGCCTTTCGTTCGCGACTGCGGGGCTCGCAAGCTCACTCCTCGCGCTCACCGGGCACCTCCGGGACTGTCCGGAGCGGACGCCCGCTCCACCGCCGTGCGCCACGCCGGGCCGTACCAGTGCCTGCCGAGCCCCTCGTGGTGCAGCTGACCCGCGTGGTAGCCGGCCCGCGACAACGCCGCCACCGAATGCGACACCATCTCGTCGGAGCCGCACACGTACACGTGCCGGGCCCGCCAGTCACCGTCGGCCAACGCCCGGTCCACCGGATGCGTGAACTCGCCCGGCCGATGCAGGTCCGCACCCACCACGTACGTCACCGTCAACCACGCGAACGACGACGCCAACTTGTCGATCGCGTCGCTGTCGTAGAACTCGGTGCGCGAGCGGGCCCCCACGTACAGGTCGACCGTGCGCCCGGAACCCTCCGCCGCGACCTGCTCGACGAGAGCCTTCACCGGCGCCCAGCCCGTGCCCGAGGCCAGCAGCAGCAGATCCGACGACCCCGCCGACCACAGGGTCAGCCGGTCGCCCACCGGCGCCGCGAGGTGCAACTGGTCGCCGACCGTGCACCCGTACACCAGCCGCGACGACACCGCCCCGCCCGGCGCGGCCCGCACGTGCAGCTCCAGCGTGCCGTCCCCCCGGGGCGCGTTCGCCGGGGAGTAGTACCGCCACGACCGCACCGCCGGATGCGACACCCCGATCGACTGGCCCGCCGTGAACGGCAACAGGTACTGCGGCCGCAACGTCAACACCGCCACGTCGAAACCCCGCCGCTCGTGGCCCACGATCTCGGCCACCCACCACGGCGGATTCACCGCCTCCGCGGCCTGCGCGGCGTCGATCATCACCTGCGACACCAACCCGTACGCGCCGGCCCAGTCCTGGGCCAGCTCCTCGGTCCACTGGTCGCCCAGGAAGTGCCGCAGCGTCGCCAGCAACGCCTCACCGACCGCCGGATAGTGCTCGGCCCGCACCGCGAACTTGCGATGATCGGCGCCCAGGTCCTTGAGGAACCCGACCAGCCGGTCCACCTGGTCCACGTGGGACACGATGTGGCCCAGCGCGGTGACCAACCGGTCCCGCTGACCCGCCATGTTCGTGGGGAACATCTGCCGGGTTTCGGGGTGGGCCAGGAACAACGTCGAGTAGAAGTAGAGCGGCACCTGGTCGCCGTGCGCGGCGACCAGGGACCAGCTCTGCTTGAGCCGGGCGGCGTCCACGCTCAGGCGTCCGCCCCGTCGCCGCCGGCCACCACCTGGCCACGCACCTGCGCGAGCACGTCCTGCACGTCGGCGACGACGTCGGCCGGAACCCCGAGCTCCGTCAGCGTCGCCGTCAGGTGCGCGCCCACCATCGCGTAATGCTCCGGCGTGACACCCAGCGGCTGGTGCGCCTCGGCGAGACCACGCCCGGCGTACTCGTTGGGCCCGCCGAGCACCACCGTCAGCATCAGGGCCAGGTGCCGGCGCTGACCCACCATGTCCACGGTGGTGAAGTAGCCGGCGAGTTCCGGATCGGCGAGCACCTTGTCGTAGAACAGTTCAACGGCGGCCTTCACCGAACTGGCGCCACCGATGCGCTCGTAGTGGGAGACGGGGGCAGCTTCTTCCGTAACCGTCACGGTCGTTCCTTCCGCTTGAGAGGGGATTCGCGCGGGGTCGGCGCGGAGGGGCAGTCGGTCCGCAGGCACGCGACGACCACAGTGCAGTGGCACCGCGCCAGGGGAACCGCGTGTGGGACCATAGCGTGTCGTGCCGATCCGGTCACCGCCCACCTATCGGCTTCCCGACAGGCAAGCACACGGACAGTAACGGCCGAGCCCCCGCCTCTCCCACCGTCCGCCAAGAAGGCGACACGCTCCGTAACTCGGCGATCCGCAACCGCACCGCCGCCCGGCCCGGACGACGAGTCCGGCCCACCGCACCCGCCGCCGCCGCCGAACCGCCGCTGACCACCACGGACACCCGCCCCGACGCCAGCGCGCACCCGGGCGCCACCGCCGCCCCCACCCGCCACGCCCGGGCCGGCCGGCACCCCGCCCGTCGCCATCGACCGGCCGCAGGACGAGGACGCAGCGTCACCGCACAAAACATCAGAAAAGCCGGGCGCGTCGCGCCCCCGCACCCACCCCGCGACCCCGACCTGTCACATCCGCCCCCCGGCGAAGCGGTCACCGGAACCGGCGCAGCCGGAGAACCGTCCGCCGCCGCAGCAGCGGCCCCGAAGAGACGGGGTCATCGCGCACCGATCAGTTTTCCGCGCCGCGCCCGTCCGTACGTGGCATCGACTCACGGAAGGCTGACACGATGCGGAAACTGATCTTCGGCATGAACCTGACCCTGGACGGCTACATCGCCGCGCCCGGCGACGACATCGGCTGGAGTGGCGGTGAGGGACCGGACTCGTCGCCGAGCGATGAGCTGTTCCAGTGGTGGTACGAGCAGATGCGGGCGAGCGAGCTGACGCTGTACGGGCGCAAACTGTGGGAGGCGATGAGTTCCCACTGGCCGACCGGCGACCAACGGCCCAACGCCACCCAGGCGGAGATCGAGTTCGCGCGCCTCTGGCGGGACATGCCGAAAGTCGTGTTCTCCTCCACGATCGACCAGGTCGACTGGAACGCGCGCCTGGTCACCGGCGACGCGGTCGCCGAGATCACCCGGCTCAAGGCCGAGGACGGCGGCCCGATGGACATCGCCGGCGCGACGCTGGCCGGGGCGGCCATGCGGGCCGGGCTGATCGACGAATACGCCGTGGTCACCCACCCGGTCCTGGTGGGCGGCGGCACACCGTTCTTCACCGCGCTGGACACCTGGGTGAACCTGAACCTGGTCGAGAGGCGGACATTTCCCGGCGGCGTAGTGCTGACCCGATACGAGACGAGGCGATGAACACGGGCCCGATCCTCGGCTCGCAACGCCATGCCGAATCCATGTGAGCTGCTGACCGACCTGCCGGAGCCGAGTGACGACGGCGTCGTCGATGGTGACGACTTCCTCCGGACATGACGCCGCCCCGCCGGCAACGCCAGCGGGGCGGCGAGGCTCGCGTTGCCGCGCTGGAGTTCAGCTGGTCGGGGTGCTCGTCCCACGGTGACTTCGGCGACGGCGGCCCGTGCGGCCGGCCCCGTCGACGACGCGGACATGTGCGATCACAGTGTCGGCGGCAGGCCCAGCCATGGTCTGCCGGCGGCCCCGAACCCGGTGAGCTCGACGACCTTCCCGTCCACGATGCGCAGGACCGCGATGTTGAACAACCGGTACTCCGGATCGCCGGGGATGCGAAGGTACAGCGCGGCCGCAGGCATGCGGTTGACCGTCGTGGCCACACAGCGCCAGTCGTCGTAACCGCGCCGGAAGAGCCCACCGGAGACCCAGCCGTCCACCGCGTCCTCGGCCGTGACGACCAAGGTGCCCGGCTCGGGAAGCATCGCGAAGCGCAGATCGTCGCGCAGCAGGGCCACCAGCCCGTCCAGGTCGTTGCGCTCATGGGCGTCCATGTACGACCTCACCACGGCGCGCTCGTCGTCCGACAGCTCGTGCGTGGCAGGGCTCCGCCAGTCGAGCCGGCGGTCGGGCAACTGCTCGCGCACCGTCACGCGCGCCCGCTGCAGTGCGCTCGTCACCGATGCGACGGTCACCTCGAGGGCATCGGCAGCCCTCGACGCCGGCCAGCCCAGGACGTCGCGCAGGACGAACACCGCCCGCTGCCGCGGCGGCAGGTGCTGGACGGCGACGATGAACGCCAACTCGATCGTCTCCCGCGCCACCACCGATTCCTGCGGGTCCTCCGGGAGCATCCGGTCCGGGTAGGGCTGCAGGTAACGCACTTCCGAGCCCGCGCCCGGCAGCCCGACAGTCACGGGCGTGCGGTCGTTGCGCTTCTCCAGAAAGTCGAGGCAGGCGTTCGTCGCGATCCGGTACAGCCACGTCCGCAGGGCCGCATGCCCCTTGAACGACTCTCGCTTCTTCCACGCCCGCAGGAACGTCTCCTGCGTCATGTCCTGGGCGTCCTCGTAGTTCGCGAGCATCCGGTAGCAGTGCACCTGCAACTCGCGACGGTGCCGCTCCGTGAGCCGCGCGAACCGTGCCGTGTCGCCTGAACGGACCGCCCGGATGAACGTGGCCTCGTCGGCGCCCGGCGATCTGGCATCGATCATGGACAGCAATCCTTCCACCGGCGCGAGACCGCGCTGACCGGCACGCTG harbors:
- a CDS encoding sensor histidine kinase, which produces MNAYDPHPATRRLRRPAPTDTAVALLVAVLTATGAFGTNDFFGPTLAGLDDRVPPPWLGVPLAATLGLLTRWRRRLPVTLLAAALLANALVSAHAAVAVALYTLGERRPGGPRVAAATLASTVLVAVPIWRFAGADGAIPISMAGCVAPVLLGLYVGTRHELLHRIRERAERGEREQQQRIARARSDERAQIARDMHDVLTHRVSLMVLQATALEATGGRDAVTIGRQIGATGREALAELRALVEVLRNDDDAPLTPQPGLADLGVLIEESRRVGIPVTLDVTDPAGQRPPLLVGHTAYRFVQEALTNVHKHAPGASTRVRVEQTPNALRLSVRNGPGRPVTDAPLPAGGHGLLGLAERVRLVGGEFTAGPTRDGGFEVTAEVPTGPGGQR
- a CDS encoding response regulator, which translates into the protein MSAPATPIRTLIVDDEWMVRAMLRTILEAAPDVTVTGEASDGVEAVAAARTLRPDVVLMDIRMPRGDGLTATQRMARLTPPPHVVVLTTFDLDEYVHTALLHGAVGFLLKDASAADMLGAVRSAARGDAMISPPVTRRLLRTLTGPAPQRRGDALRRLAVLTDKEREVLVAVGGGLSNSEIAATLYMSEATAKTHVSRILAKLGLANRVQAAILAHRAGLLD
- a CDS encoding NAD-dependent protein deacetylase, producing MTETIDAVAGLVAGGGVVVLSGAGLSTESGIPDYRGPSGAARRHTPMTNQVFTRDAQARRRYWARSHLGWRVIARAAPNDGHRAVARLQRGGLVDGVITQNVDGLHTAAGSPRVVELHGRLDEVVCLDCGNQTSREELDRRLREANPGFDARVAAVNPDGDVDLADDAVARFRTVDCALCRGGMLKPDVVFFGETVPAPRVARCFDMVERARLLLVLGSSLTVMSGRRFVLRAAKLGIPVVIVNQGPTRGDGYAELTVDAPLGRLLPALADRTVGVAGAGDAEQVSVGLTAAR
- a CDS encoding SDR family oxidoreductase; the protein is MRVVIAGGHGKIAQLTHRELAGRGDTAVGLIRNPDHAAALTAAGAHPVVADLEHVGVDELAGHLDGADAVIFAAGAGPGSGAARKDTVDRGAAVLLADAAERAGVRRYLLVSSVGVENEPPAGTDEVFAAYLRAKKAAEDDLTRRDLDWTVLRPGRLTDDPPAGRITLARHAPAGAVTRTDVARVLVALLHAPRTAGLILELVGGETPIADAVAATTAR
- a CDS encoding SDR family oxidoreductase; this encodes MQEPTKTTPVAVVTGANRGIGKAVAAQLARDGYRTVLAVRDPARGRAAARELPAQATVEQLDVADADSVARFARRLRDRYGRVDVLVNNAAVNYDTWQDPLGADLDLVRDTLDVNAIGAWRVSQALAPLMRRHSPGRRIVNVSSESGSLTDMHAATPAYAMSKAALNALTRLLAAQLAPDGILVNSVCPGWVATDMGGPTAPRTPAQGAASVLWAVRIPDDGPTGGFFRDGQPLPW
- a CDS encoding DivIVA domain-containing protein, giving the protein MSATQISRYEGGHVSGGVQVRMTADRVRRWEFGTASFARRGYDNADVDRFRMQVADELDLLSAQVANLRAENERLNNQLELHRHGVLPSASAAAMPAAKEVNLLSAAQREAEQIIAQAHDYARRVAEYARTQYESYVRAAAEEARQEAERAVQDYRAAAGSDFDDAVAAREALRIYGEMMISHMQAAARHLDDGTEQLARTMQRLTREGAASAVGVGAGQGALPRHQQR
- a CDS encoding globin domain-containing protein — its product is MDAARLKQSWSLVAAHGDQVPLYFYSTLFLAHPETRQMFPTNMAGQRDRLVTALGHIVSHVDQVDRLVGFLKDLGADHRKFAVRAEHYPAVGEALLATLRHFLGDQWTEELAQDWAGAYGLVSQVMIDAAQAAEAVNPPWWVAEIVGHERRGFDVAVLTLRPQYLLPFTAGQSIGVSHPAVRSWRYYSPANAPRGDGTLELHVRAAPGGAVSSRLVYGCTVGDQLHLAAPVGDRLTLWSAGSSDLLLLASGTGWAPVKALVEQVAAEGSGRTVDLYVGARSRTEFYDSDAIDKLASSFAWLTVTYVVGADLHRPGEFTHPVDRALADGDWRARHVYVCGSDEMVSHSVAALSRAGYHAGQLHHEGLGRHWYGPAWRTAVERASAPDSPGGAR
- a CDS encoding group I truncated hemoglobin produces the protein MTVTEEAAPVSHYERIGGASSVKAAVELFYDKVLADPELAGYFTTVDMVGQRRHLALMLTVVLGGPNEYAGRGLAEAHQPLGVTPEHYAMVGAHLTATLTELGVPADVVADVQDVLAQVRGQVVAGGDGADA
- a CDS encoding dihydrofolate reductase family protein, whose translation is MRKLIFGMNLTLDGYIAAPGDDIGWSGGEGPDSSPSDELFQWWYEQMRASELTLYGRKLWEAMSSHWPTGDQRPNATQAEIEFARLWRDMPKVVFSSTIDQVDWNARLVTGDAVAEITRLKAEDGGPMDIAGATLAGAAMRAGLIDEYAVVTHPVLVGGGTPFFTALDTWVNLNLVERRTFPGGVVLTRYETRR
- a CDS encoding RNA polymerase subunit sigma-70; translated protein: MIDARSPGADEATFIRAVRSGDTARFARLTERHRRELQVHCYRMLANYEDAQDMTQETFLRAWKKRESFKGHAALRTWLYRIATNACLDFLEKRNDRTPVTVGLPGAGSEVRYLQPYPDRMLPEDPQESVVARETIELAFIVAVQHLPPRQRAVFVLRDVLGWPASRAADALEVTVASVTSALQRARVTVREQLPDRRLDWRSPATHELSDDERAVVRSYMDAHERNDLDGLVALLRDDLRFAMLPEPGTLVVTAEDAVDGWVSGGLFRRGYDDWRCVATTVNRMPAAALYLRIPGDPEYRLFNIAVLRIVDGKVVELTGFGAAGRPWLGLPPTL